The Antennarius striatus isolate MH-2024 chromosome 11, ASM4005453v1, whole genome shotgun sequence genome window below encodes:
- the LOC137603432 gene encoding ras-related protein ORAB-1-like, translating to MNPEYDYLFKLLLIGDSGVGKSCLLLRFADDTYTESYISTIGVDFKIRTIELDGKTIKLQIWDTAGQERFRTITSSYYRGAHGIIVVYDVTDQESFNNVKQWLQEIDRYASENVNKLLVGNKCDLTTKKVVDYTTAKEFADSLGIPFLETSAKNATNVEQAFMTMAAEIKKRMGPGATAGGGEKPNVKLTPGTTVKPSSGGCC from the exons TGATTATTTATTCAAGCTGCTCCTAATCGGTGACTCTGGTGTCGGAAAATCCTGTCTTCTCCTTCGATTTGCA GATGACACATACACAGAAAGTTACATTAGCACTATTGGTGTGGACTTCAAAATACGAACCATAGAGCTAGATGGAAAAACCATTAAACTTCAAATT TGGGATACAGCAGGTCAGGAGCGGTTTCGTACGATCACATCCAGCTACTACAGAGGTGCTCACGGTATCATCGTAGTGTATGATGTCACAGATCAG GAGTCCTTCAACAATGTCAAGCAGTGGCTACAGGAGATCGACCGCTACGCCAGTGAAAATGTCAACAAATTATTGGTCGGGAACAAGTGTGACCTGACAACAAAGAAGGTGGTGGATTACACCACTGCAAAG GAGTTTGCAGACTCTTTGGGAATCCCCTTTTTGGAAACCAGTGCCAAGAACGCCACCAATGTGGAGCAGGCCTTCATGACCATGGCTGCTGAAATCAAAAAGAGGATGGGCCCGGGGGCGACAGCTGGAGGAGGGGAGAAGCCCAACGTGAAGCTGACCCCCGGCACTACTGTCAAGCCTTCATCAGGAGGATGCTGCTGA